In Phormidium yuhuli AB48, one genomic interval encodes:
- the queG gene encoding tRNA epoxyqueuosine(34) reductase QueG: MSQFSQTPNRHQILQEVLNLGFHRVGIAVVSPEPDEGEVEAVNHLQRWLEQGYQADMAWMANPKRQDIRQVLPNVRSVIAVALNYYTDSPQPEHEDGAKISRYAWGRDYHKVLHRRLKHLCRWLEGFDPEIQAKYYADTGPVQDKVWAQRAGIGWIAKNGNVITRDYGSWVFLGEVLTNLPLEGDRPHTDHCGTCTRCIEACPTAAIVRPGVVDANRCLAYHTIENRGDRLPDDIAKNLNGWVAGCDICQEVCPWNQRFAQATDVEEFYPYPQNQNPSLSELAHLTEEDWDQRFRASALRRIKPAMWRRNSQQAKASPD; the protein is encoded by the coding sequence ATGAGTCAGTTTTCTCAGACCCCCAATCGTCACCAAATTCTCCAGGAAGTGTTGAATCTGGGGTTTCATCGCGTGGGAATCGCGGTGGTTTCCCCTGAACCAGATGAGGGGGAAGTGGAGGCGGTGAATCATTTGCAACGCTGGTTGGAACAAGGGTATCAGGCGGATATGGCCTGGATGGCCAATCCGAAACGCCAGGATATTCGCCAAGTTCTGCCGAATGTGCGATCGGTGATTGCGGTGGCCTTGAACTATTACACCGACTCCCCCCAGCCCGAGCATGAGGATGGGGCGAAAATCTCTCGCTATGCCTGGGGCCGGGACTATCATAAGGTTCTCCATCGCCGCCTTAAACACCTCTGTCGTTGGTTGGAGGGGTTTGATCCCGAGATTCAGGCGAAATACTATGCCGACACGGGCCCGGTTCAGGATAAAGTCTGGGCCCAACGAGCGGGGATTGGTTGGATTGCGAAAAATGGCAATGTGATTACCCGAGATTATGGCTCTTGGGTGTTCCTGGGGGAAGTGCTGACGAATCTTCCCTTGGAGGGCGATCGCCCCCATACAGACCATTGTGGCACTTGTACCCGCTGTATTGAGGCTTGTCCAACGGCGGCGATTGTTCGTCCTGGGGTGGTGGATGCGAATCGCTGTTTGGCCTATCACACCATTGAAAACCGGGGCGATCGCCTCCCGGATGACATCGCCAAGAACCTCAACGGCTGGGTGGCGGGGTGTGATATTTGTCAGGAGGTTTGTCCTTGGAATCAGCGATTTGCTCAAGCCACGGATGTGGAGGAGTTTTATCCCTATCCCCAAAACCAAAACCCCAGCCTCTCGGAATTAGCTCATCTGACTGAGGAGGACTGGGATCAACGGTTCCGGGCCTCAGCCTTGCGACGCATTAAACCAGCGATGTGGCGACGTAATAGCCAACAGGCCAAAGCCTCGCCCGATTAA
- a CDS encoding biliverdin-producing heme oxygenase: MTSNLATKLREGTKKSHTMAENVGFIKCFLKGTVEKNSYRNLAANFYFVYSAMEEEMERHRDHPVLSQLYYPQLNRKESLEQDLHYYFGPNWREVVKPSEGGQGYVNRIREVSNSEPELLVAHCYTRYLGDLSGGQILKNIAQKAMGLQDGEGTAFYEFADIPDEKAFKNEYRQAMDSLPIDETQADRIVDEANDAFRLNMVMFEELEGNLIKAIGQMLFNSLTRRRSRNANEPAAVNG, encoded by the coding sequence ATGACCAGTAATCTCGCGACAAAACTCCGGGAAGGCACGAAAAAGTCTCACACCATGGCTGAAAACGTGGGCTTTATCAAATGTTTCCTGAAAGGGACCGTGGAGAAAAACTCCTATCGGAACCTAGCGGCAAACTTCTACTTTGTCTACTCTGCCATGGAAGAAGAGATGGAACGCCACCGGGACCATCCCGTGTTGTCCCAACTCTACTATCCTCAACTAAACCGCAAGGAGAGTTTAGAACAGGATTTGCACTACTACTTCGGGCCCAACTGGCGTGAGGTGGTGAAACCCTCTGAGGGTGGACAAGGCTATGTCAACCGCATTCGGGAGGTTTCCAACAGTGAGCCGGAACTGTTGGTGGCTCATTGCTACACCCGCTATTTAGGAGATCTCTCCGGCGGACAGATTCTCAAAAACATTGCCCAGAAAGCCATGGGGTTACAGGATGGCGAAGGAACGGCGTTTTATGAATTCGCCGACATTCCTGACGAGAAAGCCTTTAAGAACGAGTATCGTCAAGCCATGGACAGTCTCCCCATTGACGAGACTCAAGCCGATCGCATTGTCGATGAGGCTAATGATGCCTTCCGACTGAACATGGTCATGTTTGAGGAACTCGAAGGGAATCTCATCAAAGCCATCGGCCAGATGTTGTTTAATTCCCTCACCCGCCGTCGTTCCCGCAACGCCAATGAGCCAGCGGCGGTGAATGGCTAA